From the genome of Aspergillus chevalieri M1 DNA, chromosome 8, nearly complete sequence, one region includes:
- the ncr1 gene encoding sphingolipid transporter NCR1 (COG:I;~EggNog:ENOG410PFV1;~InterPro:IPR032190,IPR003392,IPR000731;~PFAM:PF16414,PF12349,PF03176;~SECRETED:SignalP(1-22);~TransMembrane:13 (n6-14c22/23o267-291i353-373o600-625i637-659o665-689i719-738o744-769i829-846o1071-1094i1101-1124o1130-1152i1173-1202o1214-1237i);~go_component: GO:0016021 - integral component of membrane [Evidence IEA]), which translates to MRGLRFIPIVGVLLPSSSLALAEGETKIHEEGRCAIRGHCGKQSFFGGELPCPDNGLAEEPEAPVRKKLVDLCGSKWEEGPVCCLGEQVDALASNLKIAESIIASCPACRENFYDIFCTFTCSPDQSLFVNVTETEKASSGKYLVTEIENVWSEEYQSGFYDSCKNVKNGASGGKAIDFIGGGARNYAQFLKFLGDKKLLGSPFQINYRTEPSNDGQGMKALPMKPKSCNDPDEAFRCSCVDCPEVCKPLPEVDTVHYCHVGLLPCLSFSVILVYSVFLLLIVVVSSYFTYREHRYRKPERVRLLQDPAPSDDEDEGDIVHAGGYLEQPRGVYKLNSALGALFSRIGGACARFPAITIVTSIIVVGLMSLGWLRFAVETDPVRLWVSPSSPAAQEKVYFDENFGPFYRAEQAFLVNDSAPNGHGRILNYDTLSWWFDVESRVRRMISLDRELILDDVCFKPTGDACVVQSVTGYFGGTIWNLDPDTWEERLRHCLDSPGDVSCLPDFSQPLRPEMILGGYEQTGDPFDAQALVATWVVNNHAQGSEGEAKAMDWENSFKRIFEVVQEEANERGLRVSFNAEISLEQELNKSTNTDAKIVVISYIIMFIYASLALGSVTVTWMSLFSNPANALVQSKFTLGIVGIAIVLMSVSASVGLFSVTGVKATLIIAEVIPFLVLAVGVDNIFLIVHEFERINVSHPDEEIDERVARAAGRIGPSIFLSALTETVAFALGVFVGMPAVKNFAAYAAGAVFINAILQITMFISVLALNQRRVESLRADCLPCLTVRKANSSGMPDEPLYEDQEAESGLQRFIRKVYAPILLERRVKAVVVIAFLGLLTTGLALIPKLPLGLDQRIALPSDSYLIQYFNDLDDYFGTGQPVYFVTRDVNVTKRSHQQQLCGRFTSCDEYSLPFVLEQESKRPNVSYIAGSVASWIDDFFYWLNPQQDCCKENGKVCFEDRAIPWNISLYGMPEGDEFVHYVQKWIESPTDASCPLGGKAPYSNALVIDPKRVTTSATHFRTSHTPLRTQDDYIQSYISARRIADGISKEHKIDVFPYAKSYIFFDQYVSIVQLTGTLLGSAVAIIFAITSAILGSIATGVVVTTTVVMIVVDIIGTMAIAGVSLNAVSLVNLVICVGIGVEFCAHIARAFMFPSRTIMAKVPTKFRGKDARAWTALVNVGGSVFSGITVTKLLGVCVLAFTRSKIFEIYYFRVWLALVVFAAIHALIFLPVALSYFGGEGRFSFPLADLIESADDIGYADPGSDGGLEENLASRGYRSLLVDDDYDSEEY; encoded by the exons ATGCGGGGACTCCGCTTCATCCCCATCGTCGGCGTCCTCTTGCCATCGTCATCGCTGGCCCTCGCCGAAGGAGAAACAAAGATACACGAAGAGGGTCGCTGCGCGATCCGCGGTCATTGCGGGAAGCAATCGTTCTTTGGTGGAGAGCTGCCATGCCCTGATAATGGTCTTGCAGAGGAGCCGGAGGCTCCGGTGAGGAAGAAGCTGGTTGATCTGTGCGGGAGTAAATGGGAGGAGGGGCCAGTTTGCTGTCTTGGGGAGCAG GTTGACGCGCTGGCAAGTAACCTGAAGATTGCCGAATCAATTATCGCATCGTGTCCTGCGTGTAGGGAGAACTTTTACGATATCTTCTGTACCTTCACCTGTTCGCCCGACCAGTCGTTATTCGTGAACGTTACCGAAACGGAAAAGGCTAGTTCTGGGAAGTACCTTGTAACCGAAATAGAGAACGTCTGGTCGGAGGAATATCAGAGTGGCTTCTACGACAGCTGCAAGAACGTGAAGAACGGTGCATCCGGCGGCAAAGCTATTGATTTCATCGGTGGTGGCGCCAGAAACTATGCCCAGTTCCTCAAATTCCTTGGAGACAAGAAGCTGCTGGGTAGCCCGTTCCAAATCAACTACAGAACAGAGCCTAGTAATGATGGCCAGGGCATGAAGGCTTTGCCCATGAAGCCAAAGTCCTGCAATGATCCCGATGAGGCCTTCCGCTGCTCCTGCGTGGATTGTCCGGAGGTTTGCAAGCCGTTGCCTGAGGTTGACACGGTTCACTACTGTCACGTTGGTCTGCTTCCATGTCTGTCTTTTTCCGTCATCCTCGTTTACTCCGTCTTCTTGCTGTTGATCGTGGTGGTATCAAGCTATTTTACGTACAGGGAGCACCGCTACCGTAAGCCGGAGCGGGTTCGATTGCTTCAGGACCCTGCACCAagtgacgacgaggatgagggtgACATTGTTCATGCCGGCGGGTATCTCGAACAGCCACGCGGTGTGTATAAATTGAACTCTGCTTTAGGCGCGCTATTCAGCCGGATTGGAGGAGCTTGTGCTCGCTTCCCGGCAATCACGATCGTCACCAGTATCATTGTGGTCGGTTTGATGAGCTTGGGCTGGCTGAGATTTGCCGTCGAAACGGATCCGGTACGCTTGTGGGTTAGTCCTAGCTCACCTGCCGCGCAAGAGAAGGTATATTTTGATGAGAACTTTGGACCTTTCTACCGTGCCGAGCAAGCCTTCCTCGTTAATGACAGTGCTCCCAACGGACACGGGCGGATTCTGAACTACGATACGCTGAGCTGGTGGTTCGACGTCGAATCTCGCGTTCGTCGGATGATTTCGTTGGACCGCGAACTGATCTTGGACGATGTCTGCTTCAAGCCCACCGGTGATGCATGTGTGGTTCAATCCGTGACTGGTTACTTTGGCGGTACCATATGGAACCTTGACCCTGATACCTGGGAGGAGCGGCTTAGGCATTGTCTCGATTCCCCCGGTGATGTGAGCTGCCTACCGGACTTTAGCCAACCTCTTAGGCCGGAGATGATTTTGGGTGGATATGAACAGACCGGAGACCCGTTTGATGCTCAGGCATTGGTTGCCACATGGGTTGTGAACAATCACGCCCAAGGCAGCGAAGGGGAAGCCAAGGCCATGGACTGGGAAAACAGCTTCAAGCGCATCTTCGAAGTTGTGCAAGAAGAAGCGAACGAGCGTGGTCTGCGTGTTTCCTTCAACGCTGAGATCAGTCTGGAGCAGGAATTGAATAAGTCCACCAACACAGATGCGAAGATTGTGGTGATCAGCTATATCATCATGTTTATTTACGCATCACTCGCATTGGGCTCGGTCACGGTCACCTGGATGTCTCTGTTCAGCAACCCTGCCAACGCTTTGGTCCAGTCGAAGTTTACTCTGGGAATTGTCGGGATTGCAATTGTTCTGATGTCCGTCTCGGCCTCGGTTGGACTCTTCTCTGTGACTGGAGTTAAGGCGACGTTGATAATTGCAGAGGTCATCCCGTTCCTTGTCCTTGCCGTCGGTGTAGACAATATCTTCTTGATCGTTCATGAATTCGAACGAATTAATGTCAGTCACCCGGATGAAGAAATCGACGAACGTGTAGCTCGCGCCGCAGGAAGAATCGGCCCCAGCATCTTCCTTTCCGCTCTCACGGAAACTGTCGCGTTCGCCTTGGGTGTTTTTGTTGGAATGCCAGCTGTGAAGAACTTTGCCGCCTACGCTGCCGGAGCAGTTTTTATCAATGCCATCCTGCAGATTACCATGTTCATTTCCGTCCTTGCACTAAACCAGAGACGGGTAGAAAGTCTGCGTGCGgattgtctcccatgtctCACCGTCCGCAAAGCAAATTCATCTGGTATGCCAGATGAGCCGTTGTACGAGGATCAGGAGGCAGAAAGTGGGCTGCAGCGGTTCATCCGCAAGGTATATGCACCAATTCTACTTGAACGCCGGGTCAAGGCCGTTGTTGTGATTGCGTTCTTGGGTCTTTTGACAACTGGTCTAGCTTTGATACCTAAATTGCCCCTTGGATTGGACCAACGCATCGCGCTGCCCAGCGACTCTTACCTGATCCAGTATTtcaatgatctcgatgattacTTTGGTACCGGACAGCCTGTGTACTTTGTGACGCGGGACGTCAACGTAACGAAGCGCAGCCACCAACAGCAGCTCTGCGGGCGCTTTACATCATGCGATGAGTACTCGCTGCCATTCGTCTTGGAACAAGAGTCGAAGCGGCCCAATGTTTCTTACATTGCAGGATCAGTTGCTAGTTGGATCGATGACTTTTTTTACTGGCTCAATCCGCAGCAGGATTGCTGTAAAGAGAATGGAAAGGTCTGCTTCGAGGACCGGGCTATCCCATGGAACATTTCCCTTTACGGTATGCCCGAAGGAGACGAATTCGTCCACTACGTACAGAAATGGATCGAGTCGCCTACAGACGCCTCGTGCCCATTGGGAGGAAAGGCGCCTTACAGCAATGCCCTTGTCATTGATCCCAAGCGGGTTACGACTAGCGCCACCCATTTCAGGACTAGCCACACCCCTCTGCGAACTCAGGATGACTATATTCAGTCATACATTTCTGCTCGTCGCATTGCAGATGGGATCTCGAAGGAGCACAAGATCGATGTGTTCCCGTACGCCAAGTCGTACATCTTCTTCGACCAATACGTGTCTATCGTGCAGCTGACGGGTACACTGCTTGGGTCTGCCGTTGCCATCATCTTCGCCATCACATCTGCCATCCTGGGATCCATCGCCACGGGTGTTGTTGTCACTACGACGGTGGTCATGATCGTGGTGGACATTATCGGCACCATGGCCATCGCTGGCGTCTCACTCAATGCCGTGTCCTTGGTCAACCTAGTCATCTGCGTTGGAATCGGCGTGGAATTCTGCGCCCATATCGCCCGCGCATTCATGTTCCCGTCCCGAACCATCATGGCCAAGGTCCCTACCAAATTCCGCGGCAAGGATGCCCGTGCCTGGACGGCGCTGGTCAATGTTGGCGGAAGTGTGTTCAGCGGGATCACGGTGACCAAGTTGTTGGGTGTCTGCGTGCTGGCATTTACGCGGAGCAAGATTTTCGAGATCTACTATTTCCGTGTTTGGTTAGCATTAGTTGTATTTGCTGCGATTCATGCGCTTATTTTCTTGCCAGTGGCTCTGAGCTACTTTGGTGGAGAGGGTaggttttcttttcctttagCTGATCTGATTGAAAGTGCTGACGATATAGGATACGCGGACCCCGGATCCGATGGAGGTCTGGAAGAAAACCTTGCGTCCAGGGGATACCGGTCTCTCCTGGTTGACGATGATTACGACTCAGAAGAATACTAG